The Candidatus Polarisedimenticolaceae bacterium genome window below encodes:
- a CDS encoding NrsF family protein, translating into MSHKEQPVPPMSDALRAAVRERSSPVKPLLPPGPRAALLTATGILVALAFVAATGVRADAAALGMPIVWVPALVRLAAAGAWMLLIAREATPSEGVSAPVRIAAFVSVPALLLVSAFVVARAGGNGAGLTPMMCYGKVVALAIPAMGAALWLLRRAFPLRPILAYLGAGLAAGLIAETALHLTCPSTSPAHMLLIHGGAVATAAAFGAVMGAGRLRRGAR; encoded by the coding sequence GTGAGCCACAAAGAGCAGCCGGTCCCTCCGATGTCGGACGCGCTGCGCGCGGCGGTGCGCGAGCGCTCGAGCCCGGTGAAGCCGTTGCTTCCTCCCGGGCCGCGGGCCGCCTTGTTGACCGCGACGGGGATCCTGGTCGCGCTCGCCTTTGTCGCGGCCACCGGCGTGCGTGCGGATGCCGCAGCACTCGGGATGCCGATCGTGTGGGTCCCCGCCCTTGTCCGTCTCGCGGCCGCGGGGGCATGGATGCTCCTGATCGCGCGAGAAGCGACTCCGTCGGAAGGTGTTTCCGCTCCGGTGCGGATCGCCGCCTTCGTCTCGGTCCCTGCGCTCCTCCTCGTGTCGGCGTTCGTGGTCGCTCGCGCCGGAGGCAACGGCGCGGGTCTCACGCCCATGATGTGCTACGGGAAGGTGGTCGCGCTGGCGATCCCGGCGATGGGCGCCGCCCTGTGGCTGCTGCGGCGCGCCTTCCCGCTGCGCCCGATCCTCGCCTACCTGGGAGCGGGCCTGGCCGCGGGCTTGATCGCGGAGACGGCGTTACACCTGACCTGTCCCTCGACGAGCCCAGCCCACATGCTCCTCATCCATGGCGGCGCCGTCGCCACGGCTGCCGCATTCGGCGCCGTCATGGGAGCGGGGCGTCTACGGCGCGGAGCCCGCTGA
- a CDS encoding LEA type 2 family protein — translation MRSSRSAALACLLLVSGCASIPHRDPLIVTVAGIEPLDHSEGLEMRMMVKLRVQNPNDAPVDYNGMAVQMAVQGKSFASGVSDETGSVPRFGEAVVSVPITISAMNMIKQAMGLFAGSSLDKVHYEMKGKFHSPGLSHTHFSTTGDVDLTGLKSAGSAP, via the coding sequence ATGCGCTCATCCCGGTCCGCGGCGCTGGCCTGCCTGCTCCTCGTCTCCGGCTGTGCCTCGATCCCGCACCGCGACCCGCTGATCGTGACCGTCGCCGGCATCGAGCCCCTCGATCACTCCGAGGGGCTCGAGATGCGGATGATGGTCAAGCTTCGCGTGCAGAACCCCAACGACGCGCCGGTCGACTACAACGGGATGGCCGTGCAGATGGCCGTGCAGGGAAAATCGTTCGCCAGCGGTGTATCCGACGAGACGGGGAGCGTCCCGCGCTTCGGGGAGGCGGTCGTCAGCGTCCCGATCACCATCTCCGCGATGAACATGATCAAGCAGGCGATGGGCCTCTTCGCCGGCTCCTCCCTCGACAAGGTCCACTACGAGATGAAGGGGAAGTTCCACTCCCCGGGTCTTTCCCACACGCATTTCTCGACCACGGGCGATGTCGATCTGACGGGGCTGAAGTCAGCGGGCTCCGCGCCGTAG
- a CDS encoding sigma-70 family RNA polymerase sigma factor, with translation MDAVERARFERLVLPHLDAAFNLARWLLRDRTEAEDAVQESTLRALRFFRGYQGGDARAWLLQIVRNTCYTRLQKHGPADSATEFDEELHPQSDGTPEALAIAGDDRDRLMRALESLPAQFREVLVLREFEECSYKEIAAITELPIGTVMSSLARAREKLKRSLIAGREGGRS, from the coding sequence TTGGACGCGGTCGAACGGGCGCGTTTCGAGCGGCTCGTGCTCCCGCATCTCGACGCGGCCTTCAACCTGGCGAGGTGGCTCTTGCGAGACCGGACCGAGGCCGAGGACGCGGTGCAGGAATCGACGCTTCGCGCGCTGCGCTTCTTCCGCGGCTATCAAGGCGGCGACGCGCGCGCGTGGCTGCTTCAGATCGTGCGCAACACCTGCTACACGCGGCTTCAGAAGCACGGGCCGGCGGACTCGGCGACCGAGTTCGACGAGGAGCTTCATCCGCAATCGGACGGAACGCCGGAAGCTCTGGCGATCGCCGGCGACGACCGAGACCGCCTGATGCGCGCACTCGAGAGCCTCCCGGCACAGTTCCGCGAGGTCCTCGTGCTCCGCGAGTTCGAGGAGTGCTCCTACAAGGAGATCGCGGCGATCACCGAGCTTCCGATCGGCACGGTCATGTCCAGCCTCGCCCGCGCGAGAGAGAAGCTGAAGCGCTCGCTCATCGCCGGTCGCGAAGGAGGCCGTTCTTGA
- a CDS encoding anti-sigma factor, whose product MSCERTSSVLHAYLDGELDAAGAVEFERHLESCPDCAGALAAQRALRSSLRASNLRERAPETLRRRLEAELAAPNRRGPTQAPSANAWRALALAASFLLVVMVGWRQLDGLIGARNDPAISSIVDAHLRSLQPGHLIDVVSTDQHTVKPWFDGRIDFAPPVRDLATDGFPLEGGRLDVIRGRTVAVVVYARRKHVINVFVWPTTEKDTARSSGSHLGYNWVEWRKDGMESIAVSDVSAADLETVSQLLTN is encoded by the coding sequence TTGAGCTGCGAGCGCACGTCGTCGGTCCTTCACGCCTACCTCGACGGCGAGCTCGACGCCGCGGGCGCCGTGGAGTTCGAACGCCATTTGGAATCGTGCCCCGATTGCGCCGGGGCGCTCGCGGCGCAAAGGGCGCTGCGGTCGTCGCTCAGGGCGTCGAACCTCCGCGAACGAGCGCCCGAGACGCTGCGCCGGAGGCTCGAGGCCGAGCTCGCGGCGCCGAACCGCCGGGGCCCCACCCAAGCCCCGAGCGCGAACGCATGGCGCGCTCTCGCCCTCGCGGCTTCTTTCTTGCTCGTCGTCATGGTCGGATGGAGGCAGCTCGATGGCCTGATCGGCGCGCGCAACGACCCGGCGATCTCATCGATCGTCGACGCGCACTTGCGCTCGCTCCAGCCTGGCCATCTGATCGACGTCGTCTCGACCGACCAGCACACCGTGAAGCCGTGGTTCGACGGTAGGATCGACTTCGCGCCGCCCGTCCGCGATCTCGCCACCGACGGATTTCCGCTGGAAGGGGGTCGCCTCGACGTCATTCGGGGCCGTACCGTCGCGGTCGTCGTGTATGCCCGTCGCAAACATGTGATCAACGTCTTCGTGTGGCCGACGACGGAGAAGGACACCGCGCGCTCTTCGGGGTCACACCTCGGTTACAACTGGGTCGAGTGGCGGAAAGACGGCATGGAGTCGATCGCGGTGTCGGACGTGAGTGCCGCGGACCTCGAGACAGTCTCGCAACTGTTGACGAATTAA
- a CDS encoding sigma-70 family RNA polymerase sigma factor, with product MTEERDERRLAALMARWQAGDPGAFDEVYAATAGAVTGYLGRWFGSAAAPDLVQETYLRVVEARRTYRPDMPFRPWLFAIARHVALDAHRRRKRHASRELVTDELPEVPVRASAEEHVNGGRLVESLRKLPAGQDELVWLAKVEGMTSTEIGRIVGASPGAVKVRLHRALNRLKSLVDHERSDR from the coding sequence ATGACCGAGGAGCGTGATGAGAGGCGTCTCGCAGCCCTCATGGCGCGGTGGCAGGCGGGTGATCCCGGCGCGTTCGATGAGGTCTACGCTGCGACGGCCGGCGCCGTTACCGGATACCTGGGTCGCTGGTTCGGCTCGGCCGCGGCCCCCGATCTCGTGCAAGAAACCTATCTGCGCGTGGTCGAAGCACGGCGGACCTACCGGCCGGACATGCCGTTCCGCCCGTGGCTCTTCGCGATCGCGCGCCACGTCGCCCTCGACGCCCATCGCCGCCGGAAGCGCCACGCGTCGCGGGAGCTGGTCACCGACGAGCTGCCCGAGGTCCCCGTTCGCGCTTCTGCGGAAGAGCACGTGAACGGCGGGCGCCTCGTCGAGTCCTTGCGAAAACTCCCAGCCGGCCAGGACGAGCTCGTTTGGCTCGCCAAGGTCGAAGGCATGACCTCGACCGAGATCGGAAGGATCGTCGGCGCCTCACCCGGCGCGGTGAAGGTGCGCCTGCACCGTGCGCTCAACCGGCTCAAGAGCCTGGTCGATCACGAACGGAGCGACCGGTGA